The Xanthomonas indica sequence ATGTACCTCCCTGTCGGCTTCCTGCCTTCCCCCTTCGCGTCCTGCTCAGTGAGGCTGCGGCCGCGCGTCCAGCGCCGGCCCTATCCTTTCGTTGCAAATCCCTTTAACGCCTTTCCACCGGCTTGGCAGCTGCCTGCTTGGCGGCTGTCGGCGCGGGTGCCTTCGTGGCGCCCACATCGATCCGGTCGCGGTTCCGTTCGACCGTCTTGAGTCCGATGCCTTTCACCAGGGCCAGTTCCTCGGCGCTCTTGAAAGGTCCGTGCGCCTGCCGGTAGTCGACGATCGCCTGAGCCTTGGAGGCTCCCACGTTCACCAACACCTGGTCGATTTCCTCCGCTCCAGCGGAGTTGATGTTGACCTTGTCCGCGGCGAGCGCGGAACCGGACAGCATCAGGGCAACGACCAGCGACTTCAGGACCACGATAAAAGACTGCATGGCAACGCTCCTTGTGACTTGGATGGGGACTTCGCCGGCCTTTCCTGCCGGCGTGGTCAGCATCGCTCGCCACATGGGTACAGCCTATCGTCGGAGCGCGTCACAAACAGCAGGTAAACGGCGCGTCGACGTGTAGGAAAAACCCTACACCGGCACCGGGGCGTAGAATGACTGCACACGTGTGCAATCACTTCGGAGTTTTTCATGGACAGTGCCAAGATCGACCGTTTCCTGAGCGAAAAGTGGGATGACGACATCGTCCCGCAACTGGTCGATTACATCCGCATCCCCAATAAATCGCCGATGTTCGACGCCGATTGGGTCGCGCACGGCTACATGGCCGATGCGGTGGCGCTGATGGAGCGCTGGGCGCGGGCGCAGGCGATCCCGGGCCTGCAGGTGGAGGTGGTGCAACTGGAAGGCCGCACTCCGTTGATCTACCTGGAAGTGCCGGCCAGCAGCGAGGCGACCGGCGAGGACACGGTGCTGCTGTACGGGCACCTGGACAAGCAGCCGGAAATGTCCGGCTGGGACGCCGACCTGGGCCCGTGGACCCCGGTGCTCAAGGGCGACCGCCTGTACGGCCGCGGCGGCGCGGACGACGGCTACGCGCTGTTCGGTTCGCTGGCGGCGATCCAGGCGTTGCAGGACCAGGGCATCCCGCACGCACGCTGCGTGGTGCTGATCGAGGCCTGCGAGGAATCGGGCAGCTACGACCTGCCCGCCTACGTCGACCACCTGGCGGCGCGGATCGGCAAGCCCTCGCTGGTGGTGTGCCTGGATTCGGGCTGCGGCAACTACGAACAGCTGTGGTGCACGACCTCGCTGCGCGGTTTGGCCGGCGGCAACTTCAGCGTCAAGGTGCTCAGCGAAGGCGTGCATTCGGGCGACGCCTCCGGCGTGGTGCCGTCGAGCTTCCGCGTGCTGCGCGACCTGCTGTCGCGGCTGGAGGACGAGGCCACCGGCAAGATCAAGGTCGACGGCCTGTACGCCGAGATTCCCGAGGAGCGACTGACGCAGGCGCGCAAGGTCGCCGAGGTGCTGGGCGACGAGGTCTACAGCAAGTTCCCGTTCCTGCCCGGCATGCGGCCGATGCACGAGGACCTGTCCGAGCTGGTGCTCAACCGCACCTGGCGCCCGGCGCTGTCGGTGACCGGCGCCGACGGGCTGCCGCCGCTGGCCTCGGCCGGCAACGTGCTGCGCCCGGAGACCGCGGTGAAGCTGTCGCTGCGCCTGCCGCCGACGCTGGACGGCAAGCGCGCCGGCGAACTGCTGAAAGAGGTGCTGCTGCGCGACCCGCCGTATGGCGCCGAGGTGTCGCTGGCGCTGGAGAAATCCTCCTCCGGCTGGAACGCGCCGGCACAGTCGCCATGGCTGACCGACGCGATCGAATCGGCCTCGCAGGCGGCCTTCGGCAAGCCGGCGATGTACATGGGCGAAGGCGGCTCGATCCCGTTCATGGGCATGCTCGGCGAGAAGTTCCCCGGCGCGCAGTTCATGATCACCGGCGTGCTCGGCCCGCATTCCAACGCACACGGCCCCAACGAGTTCCTGCACATCCCGATGGGCAAGCGGGTCACCGCCTGCGTGTCGCGGGTGATTGCGGCCCACCACGCCGCCAGCCTGCGCGGCGAGACCACCGGCAGCGCCGCGGTGGCCGGCGGCGAGCAGCATGGCGGGCACGGCTGCTGTTGAGAGGCCGGGATTGGGGAGTCGGGATTGGGGATTGGCGGAGCCGGTTTCCTGGCTGCCTGACTTCCCTGGTTTGCTGCAGGAGAGGCGTCGGTCCAAACGCGACGCCTCATCCGTGGCGTGATCGCTGGGTAGCGTGAGCGGCCAGCCCCGTTGGGCTGGGCCGCCTGCGCGGCGCACGCAAGCATCGACGCCATCACCGTCGATCTGGCACGATCCGACGCTGATTCCCCTCCGCGTCCGGAATGCTCTCCATGCACACTCTGTTCGGCAGCGACAGCTGGCTCTACATCATCCTGGTGGGCTTCGTGGTCGGCCTGCTGGCGCGTTTCCTCGGCCCCAGCAGCGGGCGCTCCGGCTGCCTGTTCACCGTGCTGCTGGGCATCGCCGGCGCGTTGCTGGCCGGCTGGTTCGGCCACTACATGGGCTGGTACAGCCGCGGCGAGCCGGCGGGCTTCCTCGGTGCGCTGCTCGGCGCCATCGCCCTGCTCGCCTTGCTGCGGCTGTTCTCCAGCAAACGCTGAGGCACGCGGCGCCGCTCGCCATGGCGGCGGCGCCCGTTTACGCTGTGCGGCTCGTTTCCGCCACAGCCTGCCGATGAGCGCCAGCCCGACCGTTCCCGATGTCCTTGCGGCACGCGCCGCGCACCGCCTGGCCTGGGCGCGCACGGCCCTCGACGATGCACAGGCGACGCTGGAGCGCGCCTCGGTGGACGCCGGCCAGCGCAGCTACTGGCGCAGCCACGGCCGCGGCATCAGCCGCATTGTGATGGATTCGCCGCCGGACCTGGAAGACGTGCGGCCGTGGCTGCGCATGCACGCCCTGCTGCAGGGCGGCGGGGTACGGGTGCCGGAAATCCTGGCGCAGGACGCGGAGGCCGGTTTCCTGCTGCTGGAAGACCTGGGGCAACCGACCCTGGCACAACGCCTGGACACGACCACGGCGGACGCGCACTTCGACGCGGCGCTCGGCCAGTTGCTGCGGCTGCAGGCCATCGCGCCGCCGCCGGGACTGGGCGTGTTCGGCGAGGCGCTGCTGCAACGCGATGCCGGGCTGTTCGAAGACTGGTTCCTGCAGCGCCACCTGGGGATCACCCTGGAGGCCGACGAGCGCGCAGCCCTGCACGGGGTGCAGCGCCAGCTCATGGACAACGCGCTGGCGCAACCGCAGGTGCTGGTGCATCGCGACTTCATGCCGCGCAACCTGATGCCGGCAGCCGACGGCCCGGCGGTGCTGGACTTCCAGGACTGCGTGGTCGGGCCGGTGGCCTACGACCCGGTCAGCCTGTTCAAGGACACCACGGTCAGCTGGCCGCTGGCGCAGGTGGACGCCTGGCTGGCCGGTTATCACGCGCGCGCGCTGCAGGCCGGGATCCCGGTGCCGCCGCTGGCGCAGTTCCTGCGCGACGCCGAATGGATGGGCATCCAGCGCCACCTGAAGAACCTGGGCATCTTCGCGCGGCTCAACTACCGCGACGGCAAGGCCTGGTACCTGGACAACGTACCGCGCTTCATCGCCTACCTCGACGAGGCGTTGCCGCGGCACCCCAGCCTGCAGCCGCTGGCGCAGTTGCTGCAGACGCGGATCAAGCCGGCCCTGGCGCAGCGCGCGGCGGCCGGCGCATGAAGGCGCTGATCTTCGCCGCCGGCCTGGGCGAGCGCATGCGTCCGCTGACCGCGCACACGCCCAAGCCGCTGCTGGCGGTGGGCGGCACGCCGCTGATCGTCTGGCACCTGCGCAAGCTTGCCGCGCTCGGCGTGCGCGAGGTGGTGATCAACACCTCCTGGCTGGCCGAACAGTTCCCGCAGACGCTCGGTGACGGCAGCGCGTTCGGGCTGCACATCGCCTATTCCTACGAAGGCGCCACGCCGCTGGAAACCGGCGGCGGCATGCTGCACGCGCTGCCGCTGCTCGGCGAGGCGCCGTTCCTGCTGGTCAACGGCGACATCTGGACCGACTTCGATTTCGCCCGGCTGGCGCCGGAGCCGCCCGGCCTGGCGCAACTGGTGCTGGTGGACCCGCCGGCCTATGCCGCGCACGGCGATTTCGCCCTGCAGGACGACGGGCACGTGCACAACGCCGGCGACCCGCTGCTGACCTACGCCGGCATCGGCATGTACCGCCCGGCCCTGCTGCGCGACTGGCAGACCATCGCCGCGCCGGCACCCGCCGCGTCCGGCGCGCCGCCCCGCTTCTCGGTGGTACCGCTGCTGCGCGCGCAGGCCGAACAGGGGCGCCTGCACGGTCTGCGGCACTACGGCCGCTGGACCGATGTGGGGACGCCGCAGCGGTTGGCAGAATTGGATGAGGTGCTGGGAATCGGGAATGGGGAATCGGGAATGGGGAAAAGCTGAGCCCCGCGAGCTTCGGCAGCCTCAACCGCGGCATGTGTTGTCGCTCACCCCAGATCGCAGGTTCAAATCCTGCCCCCGCCACTATCTTTGCCTGCAGCGGCAATCAGTGCATCGATTGCAACTGCTTTTTGCTTTTCCGGCTTCTGCGTACTGCTTCAGTTTTGGCGCTTCAGCTTTTCCCCATTCCCGATTCCCCACTCCCCATTCCCAGCCTCCGCAAGAACGGCACCGTCACCCGCCGCTGCGCCGCCAGCGATTCGCGGTCCAGGCGCTCCAGCAGGCCGATCAGGCCGGCCAGGTCGCGTCCGGCATGGGTCAGCAGCCAGTCGATCGCCGCGTCTTCCAGCACCAGGCCGCGGCGCTGGGCGCGTTCGCGCAGGACCGCGGCACGACCGGTGTCGTCCAGCGGAGCCAGCGCGATGCGGGTGCACTGCGACAGCCGCGAGCGCAGATCCGGCAGGCTGAGCGCCAGGCCGTCGGGCATCGCCTGCGCGGTGTACAGCAGGGTCACCCCGGCGCTGCGCGCGCGGTTGTGGAAATCGAACAGCGCCACTTCGTCCTCGCGCTGCCCGGCGATCGCTTCCAGGCCGTCGAGGGCGACCAGGTTGCGTCCTTCCAGCGCCTCCAGCGCATCGCGCAGGCGCCCGGCGGCCGCCTGCAGCGGCAGGTAGGCGGCGCTGCGCCCGGCCTGTTCGGCGGCCGCGCACACCGCCAGGGCCAGATGGGTCTTGCCGGTGCCGGCGGGGCCGGACAGGTACACCCAGTCGTCGGCGGCGCCGTCGGCCACCGCCTGCAGCTGCGCCAGCAGCCCGTCCGGCGCGCCCAGATAGCGGTCCAGGCGCTGTTCCGGCGGATAGCGCAAAGCCAGCGGCAGTTGCGGCACGCTCACGGCTGGTCGGGGCTGCGCGGCGGCAGTTCGATGATGGTGGTGCGCTCGGTGACGGTGTCCAGCAGGATCGCCGACTTCTCGCCCGCGTACAGCTCGCTCTGCCGGTACTGCTCGTGCAGGTAGTGCAGCAGCACGTTGGCCACCGCCGCCACCGGCAAGGCCAGCAGCATGCCGAGGAAACCGAACAGCTGGCCGCCGGCCATCACCGCAAAGATCACCGCCACCGGATGCAGGCCGATCTTGTCGCCGACGATGCGCGGGGTCAGCACGTAGCTCTCCAGCAACTGGCCGACGGTGAACACCACGCCGACCAGGATCAGCAACTGCAGGTCGAAGCCCTTGGCCTGCACCAGCGCGGCCAGCACCGCCAGCAGGATGCCGGTGGTGGCGCCCAGGTAGGGAATGAAGCTGATCAGGCCGGCCACGATGCCGATCAACAGGCCGAGCTTGAGCCCGACCAGGGTCAGGCCGCCGGCGTAGATCACGCCCAGCGCCAGCATCACCAGGAACTGGCCGCGGATGAACGCGCCCAGCACCTCGTTGGACTGCTGCGCCAGGCGGGTGATCGTGCCGACGTGGTTGCGCGGAATGGTGGCGGCGACGCGCGCGACCAGCAGGTCCCAGTCGCGCAGGAAGTAGAAGGTCAGGATCGGCAGCAGCACCAGGTTGACCACCCAAGTCACCATCGCGAAGCCCGAGCGCGACAGGTAGCCGAAGAAGGTCGCGGCGACGCCGCCGGCCTGCTGCCAGTGCCCGCGGATCCAGTCGATCAGCCGCTCCGGGTCCAGCCAGGCCATCAATTCCAGCCCGGTCTTCTGCTCGGCCCACGGGATCGCGGTGCCGATGAACCAGTCGCGCGCCTGCGGCAGCACGTCGATGAAGGTGACGATCTGCCGCTCCAGCATCGGCACCAGGATCACCAGCGCCAGCACCAGCAGCAGGACCATCAGCACGAACACCAGGGTCACCGCCATGTTGCGCGAGCGCCCGGCGCGCTCCAGGCGGTCCACCAGCGGATCGCCGAGCCAGCCGAGCAGCAGCGCCAGCACGAACGGGGTCAGGATCGGCGCCAGCAGCCACACCACCCACAGCACGCCGACGATCACCGCCGTCCATTTCAGGCGGCGCAGGAACAGCGCGATCTCGGCTTCGGGCGACAACGTCATTTGAGGCGGTACTCCGTCGGCTCGCTGTTGAGGATCACCGGACCCTCGACCGGCGCGACCACCGGCTGCAGCGCACCGTCCGGGCCGAGCATGCGGTTCAGGCCGGACACGCCGCTGAGCAGGTCCAGATCCAGTTCCAGGCGATCGCCGTCGGCGCGGATCGGCACGATGCGGCGCACCACCGAGGCGTTCTGCAGCGCGGCGGAGGCGCGCAGGTAGTCGTCGGCGCTGCGGATGCCGGTGATCACCACGCGGTAGATCCCGGCCGGGCCGGCGCTGACCGCCTTGGCGTAGCGCTTGACCAGGGCGTCGGCGGCACCGTCGGCGCCGCTGGCCATGGCGCGGCGCGCGTCGGCGTCGCTGGCCGACCAGGTGGACAGTACCTTGCCGCCGTCGACGAAGGTCCAGTCGGCGGTCCAGCCGCCGGCCTTGCCGCGGTAGAGCTTGCCGATCAGCTGCATCGGCGGGCTGTAGCGCGACGAGGCGCTGGCCACCGCGGCGGTGTCCTGGCGCCAGATCGCGCCGGCCAGGGCCTGCTCGGCGGCGTTGCCGGTGGGCAGACCCAGGCGGAAGCCGCGCTCGATCGCGCGGTCGAGCAGGCTGCGCGCGGCATTGGACTGCTGCACACCGACCAGGCGTGGGCCGCTGCCGTCGTCGATGGCCAGCCACACGACCGGCTTGGGCCGCGGCTGCGGCCACACCGGCAGGCCCAGCGCCGCGGCCAGGCCGTCCACGTCCTGCGGGCGGAAGCGCGCCACCAGGATGGTGCGGAAGGTCGGCGCGCCGCTCGGCGAGGTGCCCTGGTCCTGGCGGTAGTCGAAGGTATCCACCAGGTTCTTGGCGTTGCGCAGCGCCTGGGTCACCCCGGGCCGCGACATCACGCCCTTGTCGCCGGAGATCTTGCCCAGCACCACGCCGAGCGCGCGGGACAGCGCGCCGTTGCGGTCGCCCTCGCTCTGGCTGTTGACCGGCACTTCGGCATCGTAGGGGCCGGTAGCGCCGGCCACGTCGCCCTCGGTGCGCAGCTCGGCCTGGGCCAGGGCGGTCGCGGCGGGCAGGCACAGCGCGAAAGACAGGAGGAAGGCAAGGCTGCGGCGCATGAAGGGTCCAGTACTCGGCGTATCCGGGGCGAATTGTTGCCCGAATGCGGGCCTAGCGCCAATGCGGCCTGTTAAAATCGCCGTCTTTCCGCCGACCCCGCCGCCCGTGACCACTTCCCAGCCCCCCGCCGCCGCCCCGTTGACCTACCGCGACGCCGGCGTCGACATCGATGCCGGCAACGCCGTCGTCGAACGCATCAAGCCCCTGGTCAAGCGCAGTTTCCGCCCCGAGGTGATGGGCGGGCTGGGCGGCTTCGGCGCGCTGTTCGACCTGTCCGGCAAGTACCGCGAGCCGGTCCTGGTATCCGGCACCGACGGCGTCGGTACCAAGCTGAAGCTGGCGCAGCAGCTCGGCCGCCACGACACGATCGGCATCGACTTGGTCGGCATGTGCGTCAACGACGTGCTGGTGCAGGGCGCCGAGCCACTGTTCTTCCTGGACTACTTCGCCACCGGCAAGCTCGACGTGGAGACCACCGTGGCGGTGGTCGGCGGCATCGCCCGTGGCTGCGAACTGGCCGGCTGCGCGCTGATCGGCGGCGAAACCGCGGAAATGCCCGACATGTACCCGCCGGGCGAGTACGACCTGGCCGGTTTCACCGTCGGCGCGGTGGAGAAGTCGCAGTTGCTCGACGGCGCCCGGGTGCGCCAGGGCGACGTGCTGATCGGCATCGCCTCCTCCGGCCCGCATTCCAACGGCTACTCGCTGATCCGCCGCATCTACGACCGCGCCGGGCGCCCGGCCGAGTTGCAGGTGGGCGGCGTGGCCCTGGCCGACGCGCTGATGGCGCCGACCGCCCTGTACGTCAAGCCGATCCTGTCGCTGCTGCGCGACCAGGGCGAAGGCATCCACGCCATGGCGCACATCACCGGCGGCGGCCTGACCGAGAACATCATCCGCGTCATCCCGGACGGCCTGGGCCTGGACATCCGCGCCAGCGCCTGGACCCTGCCGCCGGTGTTCGAGTGGCTGCAGCGCGAAGGCGCGGTGGCCGACAGCGAGATGTGGCGCACCTTCAACTGCGGCATCGGCTTCGTGCTGGTCGCCGCGCCGGAGCAGGTGGCCGCCCTGGAACGCAGCCTGGACAGCCTGGGCCTGGCGCACTGGCAGATCGGCGCGGTCGTGGCCGCCGCGGACGCCGGCGAACGCGTCCACATCGGCTGAGCCGCGTGGCGGCAGCCAAGTGCGCCTGGCGGGCCACGTGCCGGTTCGGTGCGGCGCTGCCGGCAGCGGCGTTCCTGCCCGACACGGTGTCGGGCCGGCGGCCGCTGCAGGCGCGGCACCGTCCGTCCGCCAGTGCCCTGCCCCGGACGTTCGCCCGATGACGCTTCGCCTCGCCGTGCTCGCCTCCGGCCGCGGGTCCAACCTGCAGGCCATCCTCGCCGCGATCGCCGCCGGCACCCTCGACGCCGAGGTGGTCGGCGTGTTCGGCGATCGCCCCGAGGCGCCGGCGCTGGCCATGGTCGCGCCGGACCGGCGCTGGTCGGCGCGGCCCAAGACCTTCCCCGACCGCGCCGCATTCGACCAGGCACTGGGCGACGCCGTCGCCGCGGTACAGCCGGACTGGGTGGTGTGCGCCGGCTACATGCGCATCCTCGGCGCCGGCATCGTGCAGCGCTTCGGCGGGCGCCTGCTCAACATCCACCCTTCGCTGCTGCCCAAGTACCGTGGCCTGCACACGCATGCGCAGGCCTTGGCGGCCGGCGACGCCGAACACGGCGCCAGCGTACATTTCGTGGTGCCGGAACTGGACGCCGGCGCGGTGATCGCACAGGTGCGGGTGCCGGTGCAGGCCGGCGACGGTCCCGACGACCTGGCGCAGCGCCTGCTGCCGCGCGAGCACCGGCTGCTGTGCGCGGTGCTGCGGCTGGCGGCGGCGGGCCGCCTGGCTGAACGGGACGGCAAGGTCTGGCTGGACGGTCAGTGCCGGTTTAGTCCGCTGCGCCTAGATTGCGACGACGTGCTGCTTCCCTGAATGCGCTGCCGCACCCGTCCGCGGCCCCTCCCCTCCTCCCTCCCGCTCACGCCAGCCGATCCCATGAAGCTCGCTCCGCGTCCGTTCGCCTTCCTCGTCGCGTCCGGCCTCGGCCTGCTGGCGCCCATCGTCGGCGCGCAGGTCGCGCCGGCGCCCGCCGCGCAGCCGGCACCGCAGACCGCCCCGGCTCCGGCCGCGCCCGCCATCGCCACCCCTGCGCCAGCCGCCGCCTCGCCAGCGCTGCCCGCCGAGGCATGGACGCCGCCGCCGCTGCAGCCGTTCGTCGCCACCTACGATGCCCTGTACAAGGGCAAGCCGGCCGGCGACGCGCGCATGGACGTGGTCCATACCGGCGGCGACCAATGGCGGGTCGACCTGGGCGTGCACGGCCGCAGCGGTTTCGCCAGCATCCTCGGCCTGAACATCGAGCAGAGCACGGTGTTCACGGTGGAGGACGGCCGCTACGTTCCGCAGAGCCAGAGCACGGTCAAGAAGGCGGTGTTCTTCGGCAAGAAGGTCACCGGCGTGTACGACTGGAAACAGGGCGTGGCGCGCTGGGACGGCGACCTGAAGAAGGACCGGCAGGCGCCGATTCCGCTGCAACCCGGCGACCAGAGCGCGCTGCTGCTCAACCTCTCGCTGATGCGCGACGCGCAGCCGGGCAAGACCATGACCTACCGCTTCGTCGACGTCGGCCGGGTGCGCGAACATGTCTACCGCGCCGCCGACCAGACCGAGACCGTGCAGGTCGGCGACATCAGCTACGACGCATTGCGGGTGTCGCGTACCAACGGCGGCCGCAATGAGACCATCCTGTGGATCGCCAACGGCGTGCCGACGCCGGTGCGCATCCTGCAGCGCGAAGACGGCGAAGACCGCATCGACCTGCGCCTGACCGAATACCAAGGAGCCTGACCATGACCCGCATCGCCCGCCCGCTGACCGCCCTCGCCGCCGCCCTGCTGGCCACGGCCAGCCTGCCCGCCCTGGCCCTGGAGCCGTTCACCGCGGACTACCAGGCGAGCTACATGGGCATGCAGGCCAACGGCGTGATGACGCTGGCCAAGGAAGGCGGCAACCGCTGGCGCTACAGCCTGGCGATCAAGAACCAGGTCGCCGACCTCAGCCAGAGCACCGTGTTCGAGGAAAAGGGCGGGCAGTTGCGTCCGCTCAGCAGCGACGACCGCTCGGTGTTCCTGATCAAGAAGAAGGCGGTGACGGCCAACTACGACTGGAGCACCGGCCAGGCGACCTGGGGCGGCGACCTCAAGCCCGACCGCCGCGGCCCGGTGAAGCTGCAGCCGGGCGACATGGACGCGCTGCTGATCAACCTGGCGATCGCCCGCGACGTCAACGCCGGCAAGACCCCGAGCTACCGCATGGTCGACGAGGGCCGCGCCAAGCCGATGACCTATCGCGTCGCCGGCAAGGAAGCGGTCACCGTCAACGGCAAGACCGAGCAGGCGACCAAGGTCAGCCGTACCGACGGCTCCAAGGAAATCGTGGCCTGGATCGTGCCGGACATGCCCGTGCCGGTGCGCATCCTGCAGCGCGAGAACGGCCAGGACGCGTTGGACCTGACCATCAAGGCGTTGCGCTGAGGGGCCGGGATTGGGGAATCGGGATTGGGGAATCGCAACAGCGGCTCCCCGCCTGGGGTTTTTCCCCATGTAGGAGCGGCTTCAGCCGCAGTGAAGCCGGGAATGGGGAGTGGGGATTGGGGAATCGCAACAGCAATTCCCCGGGCGTGGTGTTTCCCATGTGGGAGGGGCTTCAGCCCCGACGCGCGGATGCGAATCGTCTTGCGGAAGCCAGCTGGCGGCTTGCAGCAGACCCTAGGCGCGCGTCGACTTCTATCCACGGCACATAGCGCATGACGACGGGCCGTGCCTTTCTCTACCCCACTCCTAACGCGGGCGCCGCCTAGGCAGCGCCCTGCCCCACGCCGTTACTTCTTCTCCGCCGGCGCGGCCTTGAAGGTCGTGCGGCAATCCACGCGGATCTGCGCGCCGCTGCTGCGCCAGTAGAACGTGCTGCACTCGCGCGGGCCGTTCTGGGTGCGGCTCACGCCGACCGCGTAGAACGACTGCCAGATCTCGTCGCGGGTGACCTGGCCGTCGCCGTTCCAGTCCATGTCGCGCTCTTCGATGCCCTGGGTGATGGCGATGCCGGTGTACCAGGCATAGCCGACCCAGGCCAGCAGCACCACCACGATCGCCAGCAACATTTTGCGCCGGCGGCTGAAGCGGCCGCTGAGGATCATGCGACGCGCCGGATGGACGCGCCCAGCGCCCCCAGCTTCTCCTCGATGTTCTCGTACCCCCGGTCCAGGTGGTAGATGCGGTCGATGGTGGTGTCGCCGTCGGCGACCAGGCCGGCCAGGATCAGCGAGGCCGACGCGCGCAGGTCGGTGGCCATCACCGGCGCGCCGCTGAGCCGCTCGCTGCCGCGCACGATCGCGGTATGCCCTTCGATCTGGATGTCCGCGCCCAGGCGGAGCAGCTCGTTGACGTGCATGAAACGGTTCTCGAAGATCGTTTCGTTGATCACGCCGACGCCGTCGGCCACGCAATTGAGCGCCATGAACTGCGCCTGCATGTCGGTGGGGAACGCCGGATACGGCGCGGTGGTCAGGCTGACCGCGCGCGGGCGCTTGCCGTGCATGTCCAGGCGGATCCAGTCCTCGCCGGTCTCGATGCTGGCGCCGGCCTCGGTGAGCTTGTCCAGCACCGCGTCGAGGGTGTCGGCGCGCGCGCGGCGCACGGTGACGCTGCCGCCGGTCATCGCCGCGGCGACCAGGAAGGTGCCGGTCTCGATGCGGTCCGGCAGCACCGCGTGGCGGCCGCCGGACAGGCGCTCCACGCCGTGCACCACGATGCGCGAGGTGCCCGCGCCTTCGATCTTCGCGCCCAGCGCGATCAGGCAGTCGGCCAGGTCGCTGACCTCCGGCTCCATCGCCGCGTTCTCCAGCACGGTGGTGCCGTCGGCCAGGGCCGCGGCCATCAGCACGTTCTCGGTGCCGGTGACGCTGACCATGTCGAACACGTAGCGGCCACCCTTGAGCCGGCCATTGCTGCTGGCCTTGATGTAGCCGTTTTCGACGCTGATTTCCGCGCCCAGCGCCTGCAGGCCCTTGATGTGCTGGTCGACCGGCCGCGAACCGATCGCGCAGCCGCCCGGCAGCGACACTTCGGCCGCGCCGAACTTGGCCAGCAGCGGGCCCAGCACCAGGATCGAGGCGCGCATGGTGCGCACCAGTTCGTACGGGGCGACGTGCTGGTGGACCTTGCGCGGGTCGACGGTGATCGCGCTGCCGCGCGAGAGCGTGCCTTCGTCGATGGTGACTTCCGCGCCCAGCTCGCCGAGCAGCTTCACCGTGGTGATCACGTCGTGCAGTTGCGGCACGTTGGTGATCTCCACCGGCGCATCGGCCAGCAGGGTCGCGCAGAGGATGGGCAGCACGGCGTTCTTGGCGCCGGAAATGTTCACTTCACCGTGCAGCGCGTTGCCGCCGGTCACTACGATTTTGGCCATGGGTCTCGTGGGGGAAAAGGAAAAGGGGAGAAACGGGCGCGCGGTGGCTCAGCCGGCGGCGCGCTCGGCCTGCTCGGGGGTCAGGGTGTTCAGGGCCAGCGCGTGGATCGCGCCGCCCATCAGATCGCCCAGGGTGGCGTAGACCATGCGATGGCGCGCCAGCGGCAGCTTGCCGGCGAAGGCGTCGCTGACCACGGTGGCCTCGAAGTGCACGCCGTCGTCGCCCTGCACCTGCACGCGCGCGCCCGGCAGGCCGGCCTCGATGAGTTTACGGATGGTATCGGCGTCCACCGGGCTTTCCTCCT is a genomic window containing:
- a CDS encoding DUF2066 domain-containing protein; the protein is MRRSLAFLLSFALCLPAATALAQAELRTEGDVAGATGPYDAEVPVNSQSEGDRNGALSRALGVVLGKISGDKGVMSRPGVTQALRNAKNLVDTFDYRQDQGTSPSGAPTFRTILVARFRPQDVDGLAAALGLPVWPQPRPKPVVWLAIDDGSGPRLVGVQQSNAARSLLDRAIERGFRLGLPTGNAAEQALAGAIWRQDTAAVASASSRYSPPMQLIGKLYRGKAGGWTADWTFVDGGKVLSTWSASDADARRAMASGADGAADALVKRYAKAVSAGPAGIYRVVITGIRSADDYLRASAALQNASVVRRIVPIRADGDRLELDLDLLSGVSGLNRMLGPDGALQPVVAPVEGPVILNSEPTEYRLK
- the purM gene encoding phosphoribosylformylglycinamidine cyclo-ligase codes for the protein MTTSQPPAAAPLTYRDAGVDIDAGNAVVERIKPLVKRSFRPEVMGGLGGFGALFDLSGKYREPVLVSGTDGVGTKLKLAQQLGRHDTIGIDLVGMCVNDVLVQGAEPLFFLDYFATGKLDVETTVAVVGGIARGCELAGCALIGGETAEMPDMYPPGEYDLAGFTVGAVEKSQLLDGARVRQGDVLIGIASSGPHSNGYSLIRRIYDRAGRPAELQVGGVALADALMAPTALYVKPILSLLRDQGEGIHAMAHITGGGLTENIIRVIPDGLGLDIRASAWTLPPVFEWLQREGAVADSEMWRTFNCGIGFVLVAAPEQVAALERSLDSLGLAHWQIGAVVAAADAGERVHIG
- the purN gene encoding phosphoribosylglycinamide formyltransferase gives rise to the protein MTLRLAVLASGRGSNLQAILAAIAAGTLDAEVVGVFGDRPEAPALAMVAPDRRWSARPKTFPDRAAFDQALGDAVAAVQPDWVVCAGYMRILGAGIVQRFGGRLLNIHPSLLPKYRGLHTHAQALAAGDAEHGASVHFVVPELDAGAVIAQVRVPVQAGDGPDDLAQRLLPREHRLLCAVLRLAAAGRLAERDGKVWLDGQCRFSPLRLDCDDVLLP
- a CDS encoding DUF3108 domain-containing protein; translation: MKLAPRPFAFLVASGLGLLAPIVGAQVAPAPAAQPAPQTAPAPAAPAIATPAPAAASPALPAEAWTPPPLQPFVATYDALYKGKPAGDARMDVVHTGGDQWRVDLGVHGRSGFASILGLNIEQSTVFTVEDGRYVPQSQSTVKKAVFFGKKVTGVYDWKQGVARWDGDLKKDRQAPIPLQPGDQSALLLNLSLMRDAQPGKTMTYRFVDVGRVREHVYRAADQTETVQVGDISYDALRVSRTNGGRNETILWIANGVPTPVRILQREDGEDRIDLRLTEYQGA
- a CDS encoding DUF3108 domain-containing protein, with translation MTRIARPLTALAAALLATASLPALALEPFTADYQASYMGMQANGVMTLAKEGGNRWRYSLAIKNQVADLSQSTVFEEKGGQLRPLSSDDRSVFLIKKKAVTANYDWSTGQATWGGDLKPDRRGPVKLQPGDMDALLINLAIARDVNAGKTPSYRMVDEGRAKPMTYRVAGKEAVTVNGKTEQATKVSRTDGSKEIVAWIVPDMPVPVRILQRENGQDALDLTIKALR
- a CDS encoding EF-hand domain-containing protein is translated as MILSGRFSRRRKMLLAIVVVLLAWVGYAWYTGIAITQGIEERDMDWNGDGQVTRDEIWQSFYAVGVSRTQNGPRECSTFYWRSSGAQIRVDCRTTFKAAPAEKK
- the murA gene encoding UDP-N-acetylglucosamine 1-carboxyvinyltransferase; amino-acid sequence: MAKIVVTGGNALHGEVNISGAKNAVLPILCATLLADAPVEITNVPQLHDVITTVKLLGELGAEVTIDEGTLSRGSAITVDPRKVHQHVAPYELVRTMRASILVLGPLLAKFGAAEVSLPGGCAIGSRPVDQHIKGLQALGAEISVENGYIKASSNGRLKGGRYVFDMVSVTGTENVLMAAALADGTTVLENAAMEPEVSDLADCLIALGAKIEGAGTSRIVVHGVERLSGGRHAVLPDRIETGTFLVAAAMTGGSVTVRRARADTLDAVLDKLTEAGASIETGEDWIRLDMHGKRPRAVSLTTAPYPAFPTDMQAQFMALNCVADGVGVINETIFENRFMHVNELLRLGADIQIEGHTAIVRGSERLSGAPVMATDLRASASLILAGLVADGDTTIDRIYHLDRGYENIEEKLGALGASIRRVA
- a CDS encoding BolA/IbaG family iron-sulfur metabolism protein — protein: MDADTIRKLIEAGLPGARVQVQGDDGVHFEATVVSDAFAGKLPLARHRMVYATLGDLMGGAIHALALNTLTPEQAERAAG